In one window of Nocardiopsis aegyptia DNA:
- a CDS encoding BlaI/MecI/CopY family transcriptional regulator produces MNRLGELERAVMDVLWARNEPMTVREVGKALTERDLAHTTVMTVLDRLAKKKVVSRAREGRAWRYSPAASREAYVSELMFDALGQTGDRDAALAAFVQSMDGQEAEALRRALGEIEQPRN; encoded by the coding sequence ATGAATCGGCTTGGCGAACTTGAACGCGCGGTGATGGATGTACTGTGGGCACGAAACGAACCAATGACGGTTCGTGAGGTCGGCAAAGCGCTCACCGAACGCGACCTGGCACACACGACCGTCATGACCGTGCTCGATCGACTCGCCAAGAAGAAGGTGGTCTCACGAGCGCGGGAGGGTCGTGCGTGGCGGTACAGCCCGGCCGCGAGCCGTGAGGCCTACGTGTCCGAGCTGATGTTCGACGCCCTCGGTCAGACGGGGGACCGCGACGCGGCCCTGGCCGCCTTCGTCCAGTCCATGGACGGCCAGGAGGCTGAAGCGCTCCGGCGCGCACTCGGGGAAATCGAGCAGCCAAGGAACTAG
- a CDS encoding M56 family metallopeptidase has translation MVSAALLSLVAVGCLIAMEVLHRAKWPARGPYTAVITWQALGLAWGVSTIGALLAFGLSSYELGAAHGLLALAGDIVTGRLISSELSLGTEGASHIVAVALAAALTLVLFYGLVSSFVQVVRVRRRHHDLLELVAKDHPDVPGARVVDHPAAAAYCLPGVLRSQVVISEGALAVLDRAELAAVLAHENAHLRQRHDLVLLPFSSLKRAFPRVRLVRTYYESVALLIEMCADDQARRHSSRRELAMALLRFGAAGPAPVPAGAMAAVEESEPDVMRRVNRLLRPDDELPYHAGAVIMGGSAFLLAFVTCLWHIPV, from the coding sequence ATGGTCAGTGCCGCACTTCTCTCTCTCGTCGCGGTCGGCTGTCTCATCGCCATGGAGGTACTCCATCGGGCGAAGTGGCCGGCCCGCGGCCCCTACACCGCGGTCATCACCTGGCAGGCGCTCGGCCTGGCCTGGGGGGTGTCGACCATCGGTGCGCTCCTGGCGTTCGGGCTGTCCTCCTACGAACTGGGCGCCGCGCACGGCCTGCTCGCCCTGGCCGGCGACATCGTCACCGGCCGGCTCATCTCCTCCGAACTGTCCCTGGGCACGGAGGGCGCCAGCCACATCGTGGCCGTGGCGCTGGCCGCCGCGCTGACCCTCGTGCTCTTCTACGGTCTCGTCTCCTCCTTCGTGCAGGTCGTCCGCGTACGCCGCCGCCACCACGACCTCCTGGAACTGGTCGCCAAGGACCACCCCGACGTCCCCGGCGCACGCGTGGTGGACCACCCGGCCGCCGCCGCGTACTGCCTGCCCGGCGTGCTGCGCTCACAGGTCGTCATCAGCGAAGGGGCCCTGGCGGTGCTGGACCGCGCGGAGCTGGCCGCCGTCCTCGCCCACGAGAACGCCCACCTGCGCCAGCGGCACGACCTCGTCCTGCTGCCGTTCTCCTCCCTCAAGCGCGCGTTCCCGCGTGTGCGGCTGGTGCGCACCTACTACGAGAGCGTGGCGCTGCTCATCGAGATGTGCGCCGACGACCAGGCCCGTCGGCACAGCTCCCGCCGTGAGCTCGCCATGGCCCTGCTCCGCTTCGGCGCGGCCGGTCCCGCTCCGGTGCCCGCCGGTGCGATGGCCGCCGTCGAGGAGTCCGAGCCCGACGTCATGCGCCGGGTCAACCGCCTCCTGCGCCCCGACGACGAACTCCCGTACCACGCGGGCGCCGTCATCATGGGCGGCTCGGCGTTCCTGCTGGCCTTCGTCACCTGCCTCTGGCACATCCCCGTCTGA
- a CDS encoding DUF2516 family protein, with the protein MYLIWMAIYTATFVASLYALIEALRTPASAFEIMDKQNKRLWVILTGAATGVSLLAVLTGTGFLVIMGLVATLIFLLDVRPAVKGSQGGRNNGPYGPW; encoded by the coding sequence ATGTACCTGATCTGGATGGCCATCTACACGGCCACTTTCGTGGCCAGCCTCTACGCGCTGATCGAGGCACTGCGCACACCGGCCTCCGCGTTCGAGATCATGGACAAGCAGAACAAGAGGCTGTGGGTCATCCTCACGGGTGCCGCCACCGGTGTGTCCCTGCTGGCGGTGCTCACCGGCACGGGTTTCCTCGTGATCATGGGTCTCGTGGCCACGCTCATCTTCCTCCTGGACGTGCGTCCGGCGGTCAAGGGGAGCCAGGGCGGTCGCAACAACGGCCCCTACGGCCCCTGGTAG
- a CDS encoding neutral zinc metallopeptidase, giving the protein MVGGLLAALFALALLSWTAVTEDAPPDGTASDGTAGAVGTAPDDKPAQEPSGGSGVLGASGRLNQPERPSGHAALVANPLYDTGRLSPLPCPVDEPDVDDAAEMEEFLHAVADCLDDAWTTQFARAGIPFEPPERVFWSEPGVSPCRAYPSSAGAFYCRASTSIYIGTSDVVEKWNGAGRSVVYASLLAHEYSHHVQGESGLLEYYHGQRQEESDAEGRNAWTRRSELQANCLAGAFLGSVRVTYPLGDDDLESLLEDAAATADREDGPESERTHGSKDNGVWWTRAGWEQQSPGACNTWDVDDEDLVE; this is encoded by the coding sequence ATGGTGGGCGGCCTGCTCGCGGCCCTGTTCGCGCTCGCCCTCCTCTCGTGGACGGCGGTCACCGAGGACGCTCCGCCGGACGGGACGGCCTCCGACGGCACGGCCGGGGCGGTGGGCACCGCGCCCGACGACAAGCCCGCGCAGGAGCCGTCGGGGGGCTCCGGTGTGCTGGGGGCCTCGGGCCGCCTGAACCAGCCCGAGCGCCCCTCGGGCCACGCGGCCCTGGTGGCCAACCCCCTCTACGACACCGGTCGGCTGAGCCCGCTGCCCTGCCCGGTCGACGAACCGGACGTGGACGACGCCGCCGAGATGGAGGAGTTCCTGCACGCGGTGGCGGACTGCCTGGACGACGCGTGGACGACCCAGTTCGCACGGGCGGGGATCCCGTTCGAGCCGCCGGAGCGGGTGTTCTGGTCCGAGCCGGGCGTGAGCCCGTGCCGTGCCTACCCGTCGTCGGCGGGCGCCTTCTACTGCCGGGCGAGCACGAGCATCTACATCGGCACCTCGGACGTGGTGGAGAAGTGGAACGGCGCCGGCCGCAGCGTGGTGTACGCGTCGCTGCTGGCCCATGAGTACAGCCACCACGTGCAGGGCGAGTCCGGGTTGCTGGAGTACTACCACGGGCAGCGCCAGGAGGAGTCGGACGCCGAGGGGCGCAACGCGTGGACGCGCCGCAGTGAGCTGCAGGCCAACTGCCTGGCGGGCGCGTTCCTGGGCTCGGTACGGGTCACCTACCCGTTGGGCGACGACGACCTGGAGTCGCTGTTGGAGGACGCCGCGGCCACCGCGGACCGGGAGGACGGCCCCGAGTCGGAGCGCACGCACGGCTCGAAGGACAACGGCGTGTGGTGGACGCGGGCGGGGTGGGAGCAGCAGTCGCCGGGCGCCTGCAACACCTGGGACGTGGACGACGAGGACCTGGTGGAGTAG